One Mycobacterium kubicae genomic window carries:
- a CDS encoding nitroreductase family protein, giving the protein MELIVRCALAAPSSKNAQPWRFHVVRDQKALEAIADAVRDAEDASTYVPHDPRTGAPYPQYVSTVVESAGALAEVSAAIFVENRGVFSGGRTTLARATPEALNGSLTGYGLELVGLGAAVENMWLAAHALGLAAAFMGDVVVAENAIQQRLSFTGDLIGVLALGYVGTDPNMPPVPKAEGLVVWH; this is encoded by the coding sequence TTGGAGCTCATCGTTAGGTGCGCGCTCGCAGCACCTTCATCGAAGAACGCCCAACCCTGGCGGTTCCATGTGGTTCGAGACCAGAAAGCGCTGGAAGCGATCGCCGACGCCGTCCGCGACGCTGAGGACGCTTCGACCTACGTACCGCACGACCCGCGAACCGGTGCGCCGTACCCCCAGTATGTCTCTACCGTTGTCGAATCGGCTGGGGCCCTCGCCGAGGTTTCCGCTGCCATCTTCGTCGAGAATCGCGGTGTCTTCAGCGGTGGCCGAACCACACTGGCCCGCGCAACACCGGAAGCCCTGAACGGCTCTCTGACAGGGTATGGGCTGGAACTTGTTGGCCTCGGGGCAGCGGTCGAGAACATGTGGCTAGCTGCCCACGCGCTCGGATTGGCAGCAGCATTTATGGGCGACGTCGTTGTCGCTGAGAACGCGATCCAGCAGAGATTGAGCTTCACTGGCGACCTAATCGGTGTGCTGGCGCTCGGATACGTTGGAACCGACCCCAACATGCCGCCCGTTCCCAAAGCCGAAGGTCTAGTGGTTTGGCACTGA
- a CDS encoding radical SAM protein, whose amino-acid sequence MSNALTPAQLLKFALFDKGLSLAESARRALRELNGDRAVSPHDYASTSGIILELDDDVWVNAPIELYNRNFVSHTPYQLLYDDGFRVEGEGLSVGASFWPQPSYHGTAGPWGPINNFVVTHGDRARLSPVRSCAMTCTFCNVPYDDPINVYALKSPEAALSAVRTAVTDPLQPAHHLLISGGTPKPKDVGWLRELYARMLVELPDVPIDIMMVPLPELFDLRELAKLGLNELSINIELFNRERTREYARQKYNQGLNFYLDFIERASNELGIGRTRSMLMVGLEPPEDTLAGVRAIAERGGTPVLSPFRPDPATPLRSLHPPSTDLMLKTYLEAHEIVERYGVAIGPDCPPCTHNTLNFATGTDGTLAYPHKRPTMLGHS is encoded by the coding sequence ATGTCAAACGCGCTCACCCCAGCTCAGCTGCTCAAGTTCGCTCTATTTGACAAAGGATTGTCGCTGGCCGAATCAGCCCGACGGGCTCTTCGGGAACTCAATGGTGACCGCGCGGTGTCGCCTCATGACTACGCATCGACATCCGGTATTATTCTTGAACTCGACGACGACGTTTGGGTGAATGCGCCAATCGAGTTATATAATAGAAATTTCGTTTCCCATACTCCCTATCAGCTGCTTTACGACGACGGTTTCCGGGTGGAGGGGGAGGGGCTCAGCGTCGGTGCGTCTTTCTGGCCGCAGCCGTCATATCACGGGACGGCCGGTCCATGGGGACCGATAAACAATTTTGTCGTGACGCATGGCGACCGGGCGCGGCTCTCACCGGTGCGAAGTTGTGCGATGACATGCACATTTTGCAACGTTCCGTACGACGATCCGATCAACGTATACGCGTTGAAGTCGCCGGAGGCCGCCTTGTCAGCGGTCCGCACCGCAGTCACCGACCCACTTCAGCCCGCGCACCATCTGCTCATCTCCGGTGGCACGCCCAAACCGAAGGACGTCGGCTGGCTAAGGGAACTCTACGCACGTATGCTCGTCGAGCTTCCGGACGTGCCGATCGACATCATGATGGTGCCACTCCCAGAACTCTTTGATCTCAGGGAGCTGGCAAAGTTGGGGCTAAATGAACTGTCGATCAACATCGAACTCTTTAACCGGGAACGAACACGTGAATACGCTCGCCAGAAATACAACCAGGGCCTTAATTTCTATCTAGACTTCATCGAGCGGGCAAGTAATGAGTTAGGAATAGGCCGCACCCGCTCAATGCTCATGGTGGGCCTCGAGCCCCCCGAGGACACGCTCGCCGGTGTACGCGCTATCGCCGAACGGGGTGGCACTCCGGTTCTGAGCCCGTTCCGACCTGATCCCGCGACTCCGCTGCGCAGCTTACACCCGCCCTCCACCGATCTGATGCTGAAGACGTACCTTGAGGCACATGAGATCGTAGAGAGGTACGGCGTCGCCATTGGCCCCGACTGCCCTCCATGCACCCACAACACGCTGAATTTTGCGACTGGCACCGACGGGACGCTTGCATACCCGCACAAGCGGCCCACAATGCTCGGGCACAGCTGA
- a CDS encoding tyrosine-type recombinase/integrase: protein MAYIRSYDTKQKRKGKTVKRYEVVWREPATDARGMPIPGRVRSRQESYPTREDAEARRDELNNAKHFGTTTALAEQKKAAALTFSYYARAWLDSQRVKVTSAKVKADTVDGYEARLAVYALPEFGAKAIASITPAHCERYLAGLVARGLTPATLKHHWSVLRGVFVYAMRHKAIASNPADGVDFSSNSAKRRNRRHHPLTAEQVGAVAASVGRRYPVYELLTLFAAYTGLRAEELAGCEVAGLIFVLGPDGVRASVNVRRAKKRRARVWVTDTLKSAKSARAVPLPGWLAERMRHYLEHTHPRAKEPTAPLWPNCALGGSRQRGQLAVAPIDFSEPVDTGAFYKNVFCPALEAVGLPASRPATKDAPAVQGVRLHDLRHTAATLWLSAGVHFMQVSKWLGHSTFTLTLDVYGDYIPEDDGGAVNPLPEPPGQTSGDEGSTNVVSFPLRSSR from the coding sequence ATGGCGTACATCCGCAGCTACGACACGAAACAAAAGCGCAAAGGCAAGACCGTAAAGCGGTATGAGGTGGTTTGGCGGGAGCCCGCCACGGACGCCAGGGGTATGCCCATACCGGGCCGGGTACGTTCACGGCAGGAGAGTTACCCAACGCGAGAAGATGCCGAGGCACGCCGGGACGAGCTCAACAATGCCAAGCACTTCGGCACAACAACCGCCCTAGCTGAGCAGAAGAAGGCAGCCGCGTTGACGTTCAGTTATTACGCGCGCGCGTGGCTCGATTCCCAACGTGTGAAGGTCACTTCCGCCAAGGTGAAGGCAGACACCGTCGACGGCTATGAAGCTCGCCTAGCGGTGTACGCGCTGCCGGAGTTCGGCGCAAAGGCGATCGCGTCGATTACCCCGGCCCACTGCGAGCGGTATCTTGCCGGACTGGTGGCGCGCGGGTTGACACCTGCCACGCTAAAGCATCATTGGTCAGTGCTCCGCGGCGTGTTCGTGTATGCCATGCGACACAAGGCAATTGCGTCGAACCCGGCTGATGGAGTTGACTTTTCTTCCAACAGCGCGAAACGCCGGAACCGGCGGCACCACCCGCTAACGGCCGAGCAGGTCGGGGCCGTGGCGGCCAGCGTCGGTAGGCGATACCCCGTGTACGAGCTCCTGACGCTGTTTGCCGCGTATACCGGCCTGCGTGCGGAGGAGCTAGCCGGCTGCGAGGTAGCTGGCCTCATCTTCGTGCTGGGACCGGATGGCGTCCGCGCGAGTGTGAACGTTCGTCGGGCGAAGAAGCGACGAGCCCGGGTATGGGTAACGGACACGCTCAAGAGCGCCAAGAGCGCACGCGCGGTGCCGTTGCCGGGGTGGCTCGCGGAGCGGATGCGCCATTATCTCGAGCACACGCACCCACGCGCTAAGGAGCCAACCGCGCCGTTGTGGCCGAATTGCGCACTCGGCGGCTCGCGTCAGCGCGGCCAACTTGCGGTCGCGCCGATCGACTTCTCTGAGCCCGTCGACACCGGGGCGTTCTATAAGAACGTATTTTGTCCGGCATTGGAAGCTGTCGGCCTACCGGCGAGCCGCCCAGCCACGAAAGATGCACCCGCTGTTCAAGGGGTGCGGTTACACGACCTACGGCATACGGCGGCGACACTCTGGCTTTCGGCGGGTGTCCACTTCATGCAGGTCTCGAAGTGGCTGGGACACAGCACGTTCACGCTGACGTTGGACGTGTACGGCGATTACATACCCGAGGACGACGGTGGCGCGGTTAACCCGTTGCCGGAACCACCTGGCCAGACTAGCGGAGATGAAGGAAGTACCAACGTCGTTTCTTTCCCTTTGAGGTCTTCTCGTTGA
- a CDS encoding recombinase family protein, translating into MKLVAYLRVSTIEQADKGYGLDVQCEAVRKAAKALGAKIVAWSIDEGQSGALDVSKRPGLLDALTIIRDGKADALIVRELDRLARAVSVQEAVLAEVWGSESCAVFTSVPPQEVSRDDPDDPMRTAMRQMRGVFHELDRRLIAKRLRDGRNAKAANGGHATGSPPYGWRVDKPNPENPHGALVVEPAEQAALARMRAMAGEGASTREIARVLAAEGYPTKRGGRWTSPVAARILSRGSRQNAAA; encoded by the coding sequence ATGAAACTCGTTGCTTATCTGCGAGTCTCGACCATCGAGCAGGCCGACAAAGGCTATGGGCTCGATGTGCAGTGCGAGGCCGTCCGCAAAGCGGCCAAGGCGCTGGGCGCGAAGATTGTCGCCTGGAGCATCGACGAGGGGCAAAGCGGTGCCCTCGACGTGTCCAAGCGTCCCGGCCTACTCGACGCCCTGACGATCATCCGCGACGGCAAAGCGGACGCGCTCATCGTGCGTGAGCTCGACAGGCTTGCCCGCGCGGTGAGCGTGCAAGAGGCCGTGCTGGCGGAGGTTTGGGGCAGCGAGTCGTGCGCGGTCTTTACTTCCGTTCCCCCGCAGGAGGTTTCGCGCGATGATCCAGATGACCCCATGCGGACAGCCATGCGCCAGATGCGCGGAGTTTTCCATGAATTGGATCGCCGACTCATCGCCAAGCGGCTGCGTGACGGCCGCAATGCCAAGGCTGCGAACGGTGGGCACGCCACAGGCTCACCCCCATATGGTTGGCGGGTAGACAAGCCGAACCCGGAGAACCCGCACGGTGCGCTGGTGGTCGAACCCGCCGAGCAAGCTGCCTTGGCTCGCATGAGAGCCATGGCAGGGGAGGGCGCGTCAACCCGGGAGATCGCGCGTGTGCTCGCCGCTGAAGGTTACCCGACCAAGCGCGGCGGTCGTTGGACCAGTCCTGTGGCCGCGCGCATCTTGTCCCGCGGGAGCAGACAGAATGCCGCCGCATGA
- a CDS encoding DUF1156 domain-containing protein — MTVERRKLIEVSLPLEAINREAAREKSIRHGHPSTLHLWWARRPLAAARAVLFAQLVDDPSAHPERYQTAADQQRRREELHALIEKLVVWENSSNPDVLAEAHKEILDSTGGNPPIIIDPFAGGGTIPLEAQRLGLDARASDLNPVAVLINKALIEIPPKFRNKKPVFPGLADSQIRTWKNAEGLAADVRAYGQWIRDEAEKRIGHLYPKATLPDGTKAPVIAWIWARTVTCPNPRCGTQMPLVRSWWLGKRKGKEAFVVPSVVNGRVSYSISGDLRNAPVEESEGTVGRTGATCINCRTAVELKYIRSEGRAGRIGAQLMAIVAEGKRQRVYVDPDAEHEEAARVAMPEDVPDGGLPNNPRDFKTPNYGMTRWSDLFTVRQLVALTTFSELVREVRDLVEAAAKASELPGSRLAEGGIGAAAYADAVATYIGLALSRTTDLNNRIVTWSNSRDQARNLFARQAIPMAWDFVEVSPFADAAGDIAIATRTMSESLRLLPSAAVGSVNQRDAAQSDFSDCVISTDPPYYDNIGYSDLSDFFYVWLRRSLRSIWPDLFATMLVPKAEELVANPYRHNGNDGARQFFEDGFVTVFTHARAGATSEFPITVFYAFKQSESTDDGAVSRGWETLLEGMVRAGWVITGTWPMRSERGGRMISVGRNALASSVVLALRPRPADARTVDRRGFITALHDELPTRLRELQHGAIAPVDLPQAAIGPGMAVFSRYAKVLEADGSSMTVRSALAQINEVLDQVLSEQEGDFDATTRFAVVWYRQHGYNAGSFGEADNVARARNTSVAAMERAGILTARAGKVALLAPAYLPTDYDPASDLDISAWEVLHHLIRLLDAHGLNAAGDFLKHIGDRGDGGIEPALVKELAFLLFSIADKNRWAKDAIAFNNIVTSWSDVVELSRGGAPADPAMTLDYSTEDEEV; from the coding sequence ATGACCGTCGAGCGACGCAAACTCATCGAAGTCTCGCTGCCGCTGGAAGCGATCAATCGCGAAGCAGCACGGGAGAAGTCGATTCGGCACGGCCATCCTTCGACTTTGCATCTGTGGTGGGCACGCCGCCCGCTGGCCGCTGCGCGGGCAGTGCTTTTCGCCCAACTGGTGGACGACCCCTCGGCGCATCCCGAGCGTTACCAGACGGCGGCCGATCAGCAGCGTAGACGGGAAGAACTCCATGCTCTGATCGAAAAGCTGGTTGTGTGGGAGAATTCCAGCAATCCCGACGTTCTCGCCGAGGCGCACAAGGAAATCCTGGACTCCACCGGGGGCAATCCACCCATCATCATCGACCCATTCGCAGGTGGCGGGACGATCCCCCTTGAGGCACAACGTCTTGGGCTCGATGCCCGAGCGTCAGACCTCAACCCGGTCGCCGTTCTGATCAACAAAGCACTGATCGAGATCCCACCGAAGTTCCGAAACAAGAAGCCGGTCTTTCCTGGCCTGGCTGATTCGCAGATCCGTACATGGAAGAATGCCGAAGGTCTCGCGGCCGATGTACGGGCTTACGGGCAATGGATTCGTGATGAAGCCGAGAAGCGCATCGGACACTTGTATCCGAAGGCAACTTTGCCTGATGGTACGAAAGCGCCTGTGATCGCGTGGATTTGGGCGCGGACTGTCACATGCCCGAACCCCCGGTGCGGCACTCAGATGCCCTTGGTGCGGTCATGGTGGCTAGGCAAGAGGAAGGGAAAAGAGGCGTTCGTTGTGCCCTCGGTCGTGAACGGGAGAGTCTCGTACAGCATCAGCGGCGATCTGAGGAACGCACCGGTTGAGGAAAGTGAGGGCACCGTCGGTCGGACTGGAGCCACCTGCATCAATTGTCGGACCGCGGTGGAACTTAAATACATTCGCTCCGAGGGGCGGGCAGGGCGGATCGGCGCGCAATTGATGGCGATTGTAGCTGAAGGAAAACGGCAGCGCGTGTACGTCGATCCCGACGCCGAACACGAAGAAGCGGCCCGCGTTGCCATGCCTGAGGATGTGCCTGACGGCGGGTTGCCAAACAACCCAAGAGATTTCAAGACTCCAAACTACGGGATGACACGGTGGTCGGACCTCTTCACAGTGCGCCAGCTAGTCGCACTTACAACGTTTAGTGAGCTGGTGCGAGAGGTTCGTGATCTCGTCGAGGCTGCGGCAAAGGCCAGTGAATTACCCGGAAGCCGACTCGCGGAAGGCGGTATCGGTGCCGCAGCATACGCGGACGCCGTCGCAACCTACATCGGTTTGGCGCTCAGTCGCACGACAGATCTCAACAATCGTATTGTCACCTGGTCCAATTCACGCGATCAAGCTCGGAACTTGTTCGCACGTCAGGCGATTCCAATGGCGTGGGACTTCGTCGAAGTATCACCGTTTGCCGATGCAGCCGGCGACATTGCAATTGCGACACGCACAATGTCGGAATCGTTACGATTGCTTCCTTCTGCGGCGGTCGGCTCCGTCAACCAGCGCGACGCGGCGCAGAGTGATTTCTCCGACTGTGTAATTTCTACTGACCCGCCTTATTACGACAACATTGGGTACTCCGATCTGTCTGATTTCTTCTATGTGTGGCTACGCCGGTCGCTCAGATCAATCTGGCCTGATCTGTTTGCCACGATGTTGGTCCCGAAGGCGGAGGAGCTAGTGGCCAATCCATACCGCCATAACGGTAATGATGGTGCACGACAGTTCTTCGAAGACGGATTTGTGACCGTGTTTACACACGCGCGTGCAGGCGCTACCAGTGAATTTCCCATCACTGTGTTTTACGCCTTCAAGCAGTCTGAATCGACGGACGATGGCGCCGTTTCGCGCGGTTGGGAAACCTTACTTGAGGGGATGGTTCGGGCGGGATGGGTGATCACCGGAACCTGGCCGATGCGCAGCGAGCGCGGTGGCCGGATGATCAGCGTAGGCCGAAACGCTTTGGCTTCGTCGGTCGTACTTGCACTTCGGCCTAGACCGGCTGACGCTCGAACCGTTGATCGGCGGGGTTTCATCACGGCTCTTCACGATGAACTGCCGACACGCCTTCGCGAACTCCAGCATGGCGCGATCGCTCCAGTCGATCTACCCCAGGCCGCGATCGGTCCAGGGATGGCTGTGTTTTCCCGTTACGCCAAGGTGCTGGAAGCTGATGGTTCATCAATGACCGTTCGCTCAGCGCTCGCGCAAATTAACGAGGTGCTCGACCAAGTGCTTTCGGAGCAGGAGGGCGACTTCGACGCCACAACGCGGTTCGCCGTCGTGTGGTACCGCCAACATGGTTATAACGCAGGTAGTTTTGGCGAAGCCGACAATGTGGCCCGTGCGCGTAACACTTCTGTAGCTGCGATGGAACGCGCAGGCATCCTAACCGCTCGGGCAGGCAAGGTCGCGCTGCTGGCGCCCGCCTATCTGCCGACCGATTACGATCCGGCAAGCGACCTCGATATCAGCGCATGGGAAGTTCTGCACCACCTGATCCGTCTGCTCGACGCTCATGGCTTAAATGCGGCAGGCGATTTCCTAAAGCATATCGGTGACCGCGGTGATGGCGGGATTGAGCCAGCACTCGTGAAAGAGCTTGCCTTCCTTCTGTTCTCGATCGCTGACAAGAATAGATGGGCAAAGGATGCCATTGCCTTCAACAACATAGTCACGTCATGGTCGGACGTGGTCGAGTTGTCGCGCGGAGGCGCACCCGCCGACCCGGCAATGACCCTGGACTACAGCACCGAAGACGAGGAGGTCTAG
- a CDS encoding Swt1 family HEPN domain-containing protein produces the protein MAVTNRDRIGQMLETLAPALDTFIQQVVKPELPSGEDWTYIAEIRDQGRSQGGGVKTYSRMDPQLQLRMLCENITSQFKPKWYPFDKYLSRPQKALAMELADVRNRWAHNEAFNNEDAARALETGERLLRAINAGSEADKVQRMKLDLRRVAVERDDQRVLKKATLETPTSGLRPWREVLVPHEDVATGNFKASEFAADLFKVATHSIDTSREYSDPVEFFNRTYLTEGLRELIGGAVDRLRGDANAAPVINLQTNFGGGKTHSMLALWHLAAVRPITDFPQEVQELLGLHEYGELAGKQVARVAFVGNHFAPSGEPRGDLHINTVWGELAYQLGGADAYELVRASDESATAPGEALHELLQYYAPAVILIDEWVAYARQLLGRDDLPGGAFDTQFTFAQSLTEAAKATPGILLAISIPASFDPSEDSPDELGSDEEVGGLNGIEALRRLRNVVGRVADQWRPASATESYQIVRQRLFVEPNAEQLALIGETARAFGDFYRKHNADFPREVLEKAYEDRIKRSYPIHPELFDRLYGEWSTLERFQRTRGVLRLMNTVIHAVWVGGDTAPLIMPGSIPLHVSSVNSELTSYLADSWKAIIDVDVDGPQSTPAQIDKSRPVFGQGSLTQRIARTVFFGAAPTLGSAHKGLETTRVFLGTALPGDVVGNFHSALNALSDAATYFYSGAGRYWYDLQANISRTAKDYAERLHDEDVWAEIENRLAVQRRTSGGFGGVQICPADSADIPDVDEARLVIMHAKAGYSRRQGNDSDAWRFAHAALEKRGTANRTHRNMVVFLAADRDRLIEVNAAVREYLGWKNVTERVDELGLTPQQLRQATERAERASTTADDRLMGAYHWVLAPEWPPSAQMFTLPAIKVEISGTSLAERVSNKMINDGTLSTTRAASSIRHDITTHLSSLWERGHVSVGELWTYYSDYPYMPRLRERSVLNAGVEGFREGSSLYWQQESFALADGVQDGVYQNLMLPTDEKTAVIRNDTLIVRPEVAEHQRKHEGREELDESDVTTKRGDKGFPPPPPEPPSPPKPTFTRFFGTRLLNDQRYAADFSKIINEVLQPLAAAEGTKLEVRVEITATNRSGFEDNKRRIVNENATTLKFEQHGFEND, from the coding sequence GTGGCTGTCACCAACCGCGACCGCATCGGACAGATGCTTGAAACCCTTGCGCCAGCGCTCGATACCTTCATCCAGCAAGTGGTCAAGCCGGAGTTGCCTAGCGGCGAGGATTGGACCTACATCGCGGAGATCCGGGACCAAGGCCGGAGTCAAGGCGGCGGGGTCAAGACGTATTCACGTATGGACCCGCAGCTTCAGCTTCGGATGCTGTGCGAGAACATCACCAGCCAGTTCAAGCCGAAGTGGTATCCCTTCGACAAGTATCTGAGCCGGCCGCAGAAAGCCTTGGCGATGGAGCTTGCTGATGTCCGAAACCGCTGGGCGCACAACGAGGCCTTCAATAACGAGGACGCTGCGCGGGCTCTGGAGACAGGCGAGCGGTTACTGCGCGCAATCAACGCGGGGTCCGAAGCTGACAAGGTGCAGCGAATGAAGCTGGATCTTCGCCGAGTAGCTGTGGAACGCGATGACCAGCGGGTGTTGAAGAAAGCAACCTTGGAGACTCCGACTTCCGGACTGCGGCCATGGCGGGAGGTCTTGGTGCCCCACGAAGATGTTGCGACCGGCAACTTCAAGGCTTCCGAGTTCGCCGCCGACCTGTTTAAGGTCGCAACCCACAGCATCGACACCAGCCGCGAGTACAGCGATCCGGTGGAGTTTTTTAATCGCACTTACCTAACCGAAGGGCTGCGTGAGCTGATCGGCGGTGCGGTTGACCGCCTGCGCGGTGATGCGAATGCAGCTCCGGTGATCAATCTACAGACGAACTTCGGTGGCGGTAAGACGCACTCCATGCTGGCTCTGTGGCACCTGGCGGCTGTACGGCCTATTACTGACTTCCCCCAAGAGGTCCAAGAACTTCTTGGGCTTCATGAGTATGGCGAGCTTGCCGGAAAGCAGGTCGCCCGAGTCGCGTTCGTAGGCAACCACTTCGCCCCCTCGGGTGAGCCCCGCGGCGACCTTCATATCAACACGGTGTGGGGTGAGTTGGCCTATCAGCTTGGCGGCGCTGACGCCTACGAGCTCGTCCGCGCATCCGATGAGTCTGCGACCGCGCCCGGCGAGGCGCTGCACGAGTTACTGCAGTACTACGCCCCTGCGGTGATCCTGATCGACGAATGGGTTGCCTACGCGCGCCAACTACTTGGCCGAGATGACCTCCCGGGTGGCGCCTTCGACACTCAGTTCACCTTCGCGCAATCGTTGACCGAAGCGGCCAAGGCTACACCCGGCATCTTGTTGGCAATCTCCATCCCCGCATCCTTTGACCCCAGCGAGGACAGTCCAGACGAACTCGGCAGCGACGAGGAAGTTGGTGGGCTAAACGGAATCGAGGCCTTGCGTCGACTTCGGAATGTAGTGGGCCGAGTGGCCGACCAGTGGCGTCCGGCGTCGGCAACAGAGTCGTACCAGATCGTGCGGCAACGCCTTTTTGTTGAGCCCAATGCTGAACAACTCGCGCTCATCGGTGAAACAGCACGCGCCTTCGGTGACTTTTACCGCAAGCATAACGCTGACTTCCCCCGAGAGGTGCTAGAGAAAGCCTACGAGGACCGCATCAAACGGTCCTACCCGATCCACCCTGAACTATTCGACCGACTATACGGCGAGTGGTCGACACTCGAGCGCTTCCAACGCACCCGCGGAGTTTTGCGCCTGATGAACACAGTGATTCATGCGGTATGGGTGGGCGGTGACACGGCGCCATTGATCATGCCTGGCTCCATCCCGCTGCACGTGTCTAGTGTTAATTCCGAGTTGACGTCCTATCTTGCCGATTCATGGAAGGCCATCATCGACGTCGACGTCGACGGACCCCAGTCGACACCTGCTCAGATCGATAAATCACGGCCCGTATTCGGTCAGGGTTCGCTCACGCAACGAATTGCGCGGACGGTGTTCTTCGGTGCTGCACCGACTTTGGGCTCTGCGCACAAGGGCTTGGAGACTACTCGCGTGTTCCTTGGCACGGCGTTGCCCGGCGACGTCGTCGGCAACTTTCACTCCGCGCTCAACGCGCTCAGCGATGCGGCCACCTACTTCTATTCGGGTGCCGGCCGTTACTGGTATGACCTACAAGCGAACATCAGCCGGACTGCGAAGGACTATGCGGAACGGCTGCACGACGAAGACGTCTGGGCGGAAATCGAGAACCGCCTGGCCGTCCAGCGCAGAACCTCCGGCGGTTTCGGAGGCGTCCAGATCTGCCCCGCGGACTCAGCCGACATTCCCGACGTCGACGAGGCCCGACTCGTCATCATGCACGCCAAAGCCGGGTACTCGCGGCGACAGGGGAACGACTCTGATGCCTGGCGATTCGCTCATGCGGCACTCGAGAAGCGAGGAACGGCGAACCGCACGCACCGGAACATGGTTGTTTTCCTAGCCGCCGACAGGGACCGGCTCATCGAGGTCAATGCAGCTGTTCGGGAGTACCTGGGTTGGAAGAACGTCACCGAACGCGTCGACGAGCTCGGGCTCACGCCGCAGCAGTTGCGTCAGGCGACCGAGCGTGCTGAGCGCGCTTCCACCACGGCTGATGACCGTTTGATGGGTGCGTATCACTGGGTTCTCGCGCCTGAGTGGCCTCCGAGCGCTCAAATGTTCACCTTGCCGGCGATCAAGGTGGAGATCAGTGGCACTTCGCTCGCCGAGCGCGTGAGCAACAAGATGATTAATGATGGAACTCTGAGTACTACGCGTGCTGCCTCGTCGATCCGACACGACATCACGACGCACTTGTCGTCGCTATGGGAGCGAGGCCATGTATCGGTGGGTGAGCTGTGGACTTACTACAGCGACTACCCGTACATGCCGCGGCTGCGCGAACGCAGCGTGCTAAACGCCGGCGTGGAAGGTTTTCGAGAGGGCTCGTCGTTGTACTGGCAGCAAGAGAGCTTTGCTCTTGCCGACGGCGTCCAAGACGGGGTCTATCAGAACCTTATGCTGCCCACCGACGAAAAGACCGCCGTTATCCGCAATGACACGCTCATCGTCCGTCCAGAAGTGGCTGAGCACCAACGAAAGCACGAGGGACGGGAAGAGCTCGATGAATCAGACGTCACGACGAAGCGGGGCGATAAGGGGTTTCCACCACCACCGCCAGAACCGCCGTCGCCCCCAAAGCCGACTTTCACGAGATTCTTCGGTACCCGACTTCTGAACGACCAACGTTATGCCGCGGACTTTTCCAAAATCATCAACGAAGTGTTGCAACCCTTGGCCGCAGCCGAGGGAACGAAACTTGAAGTCCGTGTCGAGATTACCGCGACAAACCGGTCTGGCTTTGAGGACAACAAGCGTCGGATCGTCAACGAGAACGCCACGACGCTCAAGTTTGAGCAACACGGATTTGAAAATGACTGA